The genomic segment GTTGTGCATTTTGAGCCTAGAGGGCAGTCAAGCCAGTCTTCGCAGCCAGCTCGCTTTCTTGGGATGAGGCAAGAACAGTCTTGGCCTCGTGTTCGTTTTTATGAGCAGCCGCCAAGGCAGTTTTGGCGACCTGCTCGGCTTCTTGAGCGGCTGTCAAGGCAGTATTGGCAGCGTTGTCGgcctggagctcatcatttctagccctagcacgGGCTATACTACGATATTGAGCCAAAatagactgcaaaataacaaagCAAGTCAGATATATCCTTAGATGcaataaaaagaaagatgtcaccaaggaaggataacttacaaaaaggttcatccccatggctgATTCCAGGACATTCTCCTGGCTCTGCTCCTCAATAGTCCTCAAGTCCCTCGAGCTGGCCCTATAGGCATGCCCCACCATATGACTCGCCGTCTCGTAAATGATCccccgaaaggcttcagggaattgttccatctcttcgcttGAAAAGAACAAAATGGGATTAGTTCACAACTAAAGTAAAAAACATATACAAGGAAAGAAAATAAATGAAGaccctaccctccgggctgggggaggagtctataatCACGACATCTGGCCTCGGGAACTCGCCTTTTcggcacaagaggcacctcgtcctcttcctcatcctcgccttcagtggctggcaaggcctcctcttgagaggatgggagctcaTGGATTACTAGGAGGATAGCCCAGGTCCTTAAGGCCAACGTCTGGCCTTCACCAATCAACTGacacgccagcatcgtgacgtcattcatgACTTGGCAGTAGTCCTTCTCGCTAGGTGGAAGCCCGGACAACGTCTCGTATTGACTCCCGATGGCCACAGACTTcgccgtcctcgcaaatatggctgcacgaggaataaactcagttaatacatgtacaagggagatatcttggaaagaataaaatttcacgaGCTGAGGTCAAAGAATAAataacttacgaggacggttgaagtatttGTGTTCACAATTttggaacccattcgacataaagaatttgtctttatagtcgttggggtggctgggaagctcgatgacgggaGCAGAGTTAGGGAATCTGgtgagatagtagaacccgtcacctcgaccACTCTGTTctgggctagccttgaggcagaaaaaatagaggatgtctaccggagtggggacctcccactcatgcttcaaaaataaatatttcagccccgctaaaagcctataagaatttggggggagctgaaatggagccaacttcacgaagTTCAAAAAGTTCACGAATTATTGGTCCAAGGGGAGAAAAGCTTCTGCCTTCaggtgttcgtcactccaggtcgtgaagtcatcctggagaggggagcagctccaTTCCCCTTCAAAAGCAGGCCGAGCAATGAGAACTTCAGTCCCGACCTCAATATTGTGGCTCAGCATGATCTTGTTCACCCTctcttgggtcgtgatcttggataTGATGTGTTCAACCTCGACAAAGGTGTTGGGGTCAACCACCACCTCCTTTTCCACCACCGGACCAAAGTGGGGAGTGGGAGATTCAGGGGTGACCTCCTTCCCCTTGTTCTTTTGCTGAGCAGatgagctggatgccttcttcttgggagccatcagatcgcctaacgaacagaACGACCTAAGAGGATT from the Humulus lupulus chromosome X, drHumLupu1.1, whole genome shotgun sequence genome contains:
- the LOC133804994 gene encoding uncharacterized protein LOC133804994 isoform X1, giving the protein MSSHPLKRRPCQPLKARMRKRTRCLLCRKGEFPRPDVVIIDSSPSPEEMEQFPEAFRGIIYETASHMVGHAYRASSRDLRTIEEQSQENVLESAMGMNLFSILAQYRSIARARARNDELQADNAANTALTAAQEAEQVAKTALAAAHKNEHEAKTVLASSQESELAAKTGLTAL
- the LOC133804994 gene encoding uncharacterized protein LOC133804994 isoform X2, giving the protein MEQFPEAFRGIIYETASHMVGHAYRASSRDLRTIEEQSQENVLESAMGMNLFSILAQYRSIARARARNDELQADNAANTALTAAQEAEQVAKTALAAAHKNEHEAKTVLASSQESELAAKTGLTAL